One genomic region from Kineobactrum salinum encodes:
- a CDS encoding VRR-NUC domain-containing protein, with product MADTLREQAPPLLAPFYYRDNFQRLCDTVESRYQDLLSAAERDVLRRWRGLPLPAQCLYVRLVSRVGPWFRDDKLAYPELGDIGAALAALDAAGLLLRTADPGWPELERLFTLAEWRRAFAAELNTAPGQGKAELLAAAAALDWSPARYADCLLASTGGALVAPAELEVVELLQLLFFGNRRQGLTDFVLSDLGIANYYPYALDREQRLFSCREAVAEYQGWSQLADDYWILREAEDSEGLRALADLLLVSPLQYDTSAQRYWKLCNRLARELERQGELPLAGELYARSELHPARERLARVLEAAGDWAAARDQCQLILAGPWCEEEYEAAARILPRVCRRLGESVPARRRDTFTTLQLQLPRSDEAVELAVAHYLAPHWQAVHYVENSLMNSLFGLAFWEQIFAPVPGAFHHAFQSAPADMYQQGFRTRREEMLARRLAQLRNGPLLPELLAACRRYRGYDCRWVDWRLLDETLLWQLLCCIPAPQLLAVWERMLFDPGENRRGFPDLIALGEREGDYCLIEVKGPGDQLQDSQRRWLRFFADQGIPAQVARVVWCDD from the coding sequence ATGGCTGATACGCTGCGAGAGCAAGCCCCACCCTTGTTGGCACCGTTTTACTACCGGGACAACTTCCAGCGCCTCTGCGATACCGTGGAGAGCCGCTATCAGGATTTGCTCAGCGCTGCCGAACGGGACGTTCTGCGCCGCTGGCGCGGTCTGCCGTTGCCCGCGCAATGCCTGTATGTACGGCTGGTGTCCCGGGTCGGCCCCTGGTTTCGCGACGACAAACTGGCCTACCCGGAACTCGGGGATATTGGCGCGGCGCTGGCGGCGCTGGATGCGGCGGGCCTGTTGCTGCGCACGGCTGATCCGGGTTGGCCGGAGTTGGAGCGTCTGTTCACGCTGGCCGAATGGCGCCGCGCCTTCGCGGCCGAGCTGAATACGGCGCCGGGGCAAGGCAAGGCGGAGCTGCTGGCTGCGGCGGCTGCACTGGACTGGTCGCCCGCGCGGTATGCCGACTGCCTGCTGGCCAGCACCGGCGGCGCGCTGGTGGCCCCGGCCGAACTGGAGGTGGTGGAGCTGCTGCAACTGCTGTTCTTCGGCAACCGGCGCCAGGGTCTTACCGATTTTGTTCTCAGCGACCTGGGCATTGCCAATTACTATCCCTATGCGCTGGATCGCGAGCAGCGTCTGTTCAGTTGCCGCGAGGCGGTGGCGGAGTACCAGGGCTGGAGCCAGTTGGCGGACGATTACTGGATCCTGCGGGAGGCGGAGGACAGTGAGGGCCTGCGGGCGCTGGCCGATTTGCTGCTGGTCTCACCGCTGCAATACGACACCAGCGCCCAGCGCTACTGGAAACTGTGCAACCGGCTGGCCCGGGAGCTGGAGCGGCAGGGAGAGTTGCCGCTGGCCGGCGAGCTGTATGCCCGCAGCGAACTGCATCCGGCTCGCGAACGGCTGGCGCGGGTGCTGGAGGCCGCGGGAGACTGGGCCGCCGCCCGCGACCAGTGCCAACTGATACTTGCCGGGCCGTGGTGTGAGGAGGAGTACGAGGCGGCGGCGCGAATCCTGCCCCGCGTCTGCCGGCGCCTGGGTGAGTCCGTGCCGGCCCGTCGCCGCGACACCTTTACGACGCTGCAGTTGCAACTGCCGCGCAGCGACGAAGCGGTGGAACTCGCGGTCGCCCACTACCTGGCACCGCATTGGCAGGCGGTACACTACGTGGAAAACAGCCTGATGAACAGCCTGTTTGGCCTCGCCTTCTGGGAGCAGATTTTCGCGCCGGTGCCGGGCGCCTTCCACCATGCCTTTCAGAGTGCACCGGCGGATATGTACCAACAGGGTTTCCGGACTCGCCGCGAGGAAATGCTGGCCCGGCGGCTGGCACAGTTGCGCAACGGGCCGCTGCTGCCGGAGCTGCTGGCGGCCTGCCGCCGCTACCGCGGCTACGATTGCCGCTGGGTCGACTGGCGCTTGCTCGATGAAACCCTGCTGTGGCAGTTGCTGTGCTGTATCCCTGCGCCGCAGTTACTGGCTGTCTGGGAGCGCATGCTGTTTGATCCGGGAGAAAACCGGCGCGGCTTTCCCGACCTGATCGCGCTGGGCGAGCGCGAAGGGGACTACTGCCTGATCGAGGTCAAGGGTCCCGGCGACCAGTTGCAGGACAGCCAGCGGCGCTGGTTGCGCTTTTTCGCCGACCAGGGTATTCCGGCGCAGGTGGCGCGCGTGGTCTGGTGCGATGACTGA
- the efp gene encoding elongation factor P, producing MANFSTNEFRSGLKVMLDGDPCSILENEFVKPGKGQAFNRVRLRNLKTGRVWERTFKSGETLEGADVVDRSMEYLYSDGEFWYFMEPDTFEQHQADAKAMGDSYLWVKEQDSCEVTLYNGTPLSVAPANFVELEIVETDPGLKGDTAQGGSKPARLSTGAVVKVPLFITTGEVVRVDTRTGEYQNRASKS from the coding sequence ATGGCGAATTTTTCCACCAACGAATTTCGTTCCGGCCTCAAGGTGATGCTGGACGGCGATCCCTGCAGCATCCTCGAGAACGAGTTTGTCAAGCCTGGCAAGGGCCAGGCGTTCAACCGGGTACGCCTGCGCAACCTGAAGACCGGTCGTGTCTGGGAACGGACTTTCAAGTCTGGTGAGACTCTGGAGGGCGCGGACGTCGTCGATCGCAGTATGGAGTATCTCTACAGCGATGGCGAATTCTGGTATTTCATGGAGCCGGACACTTTCGAGCAGCATCAGGCCGACGCCAAGGCGATGGGCGATTCCTACCTGTGGGTGAAGGAGCAGGACAGCTGTGAAGTCACGCTCTACAATGGCACGCCACTGTCGGTGGCGCCGGCCAATTTCGTGGAGCTGGAAATTGTCGAGACCGATCCGGGTCTGAAAGGCGATACCGCCCAGGGCGGCAGCAAGCCGGCCAGGTTGAGCACTGGTGCCGTGGTCAAGGTGCCCCTGTTCATCACCACTGGCGAAGTGGTGCGGGTGGATACCCGTACCGGCGAGTATCAGAACCGCGCCAGTAAATCCTGA
- a CDS encoding acyl-CoA thioesterase, giving the protein MNTADDLWDYPQPFTLATRVSPEDIDGLQHTNNTVYVKWCEQVAWAHSVALGLDLDSYRALDRAMAITRSEFDYLQASRAGDELVAGTWIEAWDRRLTMQRRFQILRAADGATVLRGLMYFVCIEISSGRPRRMPQAFIDGYGPAVRNTPKTRARSD; this is encoded by the coding sequence GTGAACACCGCAGACGACCTGTGGGACTACCCTCAGCCCTTCACACTGGCCACCCGGGTCAGCCCGGAGGATATCGACGGTCTGCAGCACACCAACAATACGGTGTACGTCAAGTGGTGCGAGCAGGTTGCCTGGGCCCATTCCGTGGCCCTGGGACTGGACCTGGACAGCTACCGGGCCCTCGACCGGGCGATGGCGATCACCCGCAGTGAATTCGACTACCTGCAGGCCTCGCGCGCGGGCGACGAGCTGGTGGCAGGCACATGGATCGAGGCCTGGGACCGCAGGCTGACAATGCAGCGCCGCTTCCAGATCCTGCGTGCCGCCGACGGGGCCACGGTATTGCGGGGCCTGATGTACTTCGTCTGCATCGAGATCAGCAGCGGCCGCCCACGACGCATGCCTCAGGCTTTCATCGACGGCTATGGCCCGGCCGTGCGCAATACGCCGAAGACGCGGGCACGGTCGGACTGA
- a CDS encoding DMT family transporter, whose translation MSNDRRALLLGLSAVLLWSTAATAFKLALRELDVFQLLAWSVSASAVAMLLLVHWQGKGALLGACLRESPGYFVLMSALNPLLYYLVLLTAYDLLPAQQAQPINYTWAITLALLAVPLLGQKLGRRDLLAAALGYGGVVIIATEGRPLAMAFTSLAGVALALLSTLIWALYWIANTRNRRDPLVSLSLNFALATPAAWLLCALFSSIEVSGWRGPAAALYVGLFEMGITFVLWSTALRLASTVARVGNLIFLSPLFSLVFIATILGETIHPATLVGLALIIPGVLLQQAGPSRAPAPT comes from the coding sequence GTGAGTAATGATCGGCGGGCACTGCTACTGGGGTTGAGCGCGGTGCTGCTCTGGTCCACCGCGGCCACTGCCTTCAAACTGGCACTGCGGGAACTGGATGTATTCCAGCTGCTGGCCTGGTCGGTCAGCGCCTCCGCGGTCGCGATGTTGCTGCTCGTACACTGGCAGGGCAAGGGCGCCCTGCTGGGCGCCTGTCTGCGGGAATCCCCGGGCTATTTCGTGCTGATGAGCGCGCTCAACCCGCTGCTGTACTACCTGGTGCTGTTGACCGCCTACGACCTGCTGCCGGCGCAGCAGGCGCAACCGATCAACTACACCTGGGCGATCACGCTGGCACTGCTGGCGGTACCGCTGCTGGGACAGAAACTCGGCCGCCGCGACCTGCTGGCGGCAGCGCTGGGCTATGGCGGCGTGGTGATCATCGCCACCGAGGGACGGCCGCTGGCGATGGCCTTCACCAGTCTGGCCGGGGTGGCACTGGCCCTGCTCAGCACCCTGATCTGGGCGCTGTACTGGATTGCCAATACCCGCAACCGGCGCGACCCGCTGGTCAGCCTGAGCCTGAATTTTGCGCTGGCGACACCCGCGGCCTGGCTGTTGTGCGCGCTGTTTTCCTCCATTGAGGTCAGCGGCTGGCGCGGGCCGGCCGCCGCGCTCTATGTGGGCCTGTTTGAAATGGGCATTACATTTGTCCTCTGGTCCACCGCGTTGCGGCTGGCCAGTACCGTCGCCCGGGTCGGCAACCTGATCTTTCTGTCGCCGCTGTTTTCCCTGGTGTTCATTGCCACGATACTGGGCGAAACCATTCATCCGGCGACGCTGGTGGGGTTGGCGCTGATCATTCCCGGCGTACTGCTGCAACAGGCCGGCCCGTCCCGCGCACCAGCCCCGACTTGA
- the nhaC gene encoding Na+/H+ antiporter NhaC, producing the protein MSVPPPATTPQLTTALALTPVIFLTLLLATSVYLFGADSSYGANQIALILASCVAALVGKRIGLSWNAAQEGLINGISMGLGPTLILLAVGMLIGTWILAGTVPTMIYYGVQVLNPNIFYAACAVICAIVAISIGSSWTVAGTLGIGLMGIAGSFDLSPAITAGAIVSGAYFGDKLSPMSDTTNLAAAATGVDLFDHIRHMLWTTVPGFSLALLLFLLIGGGAAATPEQIDVLQRSLKQEFNIGLHLLLPLLLMLGLIYKRFPAFPAVVVSALIGAVFALLFQPESVGELAGEVGDLARPFVLLKGVWISLFDGYTATSGNVFLDDLLSKGGMSSMLNTVWLIICALGFGGVLERTGILDHLLQMVMRRVHSAAGLVGATVGTCIATNMLAADQFIAVALPGRMFRDEYRRRGLSGLNLSRTLEDSATLTSALIPWNTCGAYMSATLGIATFSYAPFAFFNLACPVLAVLYALFHFAQKPLEPETAVAEPAR; encoded by the coding sequence TTGAGCGTTCCGCCACCTGCCACCACCCCCCAGCTGACTACCGCACTGGCGCTGACGCCAGTGATTTTTCTGACTCTACTGCTCGCCACATCGGTTTATCTGTTTGGCGCCGATTCCTCCTACGGCGCCAACCAGATTGCATTGATCCTGGCCTCCTGTGTGGCCGCGCTGGTGGGCAAGCGCATCGGCCTGTCCTGGAACGCTGCGCAAGAAGGTCTCATCAACGGTATCAGCATGGGCCTGGGTCCAACACTGATCCTGTTGGCGGTGGGCATGCTGATCGGCACCTGGATTCTGGCCGGCACGGTGCCGACCATGATCTACTACGGGGTCCAGGTCCTGAATCCGAATATCTTCTACGCTGCCTGCGCCGTTATCTGTGCGATTGTCGCGATCAGCATCGGCAGCTCCTGGACTGTGGCCGGTACGCTGGGCATCGGCCTGATGGGGATCGCCGGCAGTTTTGACCTGTCCCCGGCCATCACCGCGGGAGCGATCGTATCGGGTGCCTACTTCGGCGACAAGCTTTCACCCATGTCGGACACCACCAATCTGGCCGCGGCGGCCACGGGGGTCGATCTGTTCGACCACATCCGCCACATGCTGTGGACGACGGTGCCCGGCTTCAGCCTGGCGCTGCTGTTGTTCCTGCTGATCGGCGGCGGCGCAGCGGCAACCCCGGAACAGATCGATGTCCTGCAGCGCAGCCTGAAGCAGGAATTCAATATCGGCCTGCATCTGCTGTTGCCGCTGTTGCTGATGCTGGGCCTGATCTACAAGCGCTTTCCCGCCTTTCCCGCCGTCGTCGTCAGCGCCCTGATCGGCGCGGTTTTCGCGCTGCTGTTCCAGCCTGAATCAGTTGGTGAGCTCGCCGGCGAAGTCGGCGACCTGGCCCGGCCATTTGTGTTGCTCAAGGGTGTCTGGATCAGCCTGTTCGACGGCTACACCGCCACCAGCGGCAATGTCTTTCTCGACGACCTGCTCAGCAAGGGCGGTATGAGCAGCATGCTCAATACCGTCTGGTTGATCATCTGCGCACTGGGCTTTGGTGGCGTGCTGGAACGTACCGGGATCCTGGACCACCTGTTGCAGATGGTAATGCGCAGGGTACACAGCGCCGCCGGCCTGGTCGGCGCTACCGTCGGTACCTGTATCGCCACCAACATGCTGGCGGCGGACCAGTTCATTGCCGTGGCCCTGCCGGGACGGATGTTCCGCGACGAGTACCGGCGCCGCGGCCTGTCGGGGCTCAACCTGTCCCGCACGCTGGAAGATTCGGCTACCCTGACCTCGGCACTGATCCCGTGGAATACCTGCGGCGCCTACATGTCCGCGACTCTGGGTATCGCCACATTCAGCTACGCACCCTTCGCGTTTTTCAATCTGGCCTGCCCGGTGCTGGCGGTGCTCTACGCGCTGTTCCATTTCGCCCAGAAGCCGCTGGAACCGGAAACTGCCGTGGCGGAGCCCGCCCGGTGA
- the epmA gene encoding EF-P lysine aminoacylase EpmA — MADSPWEPGTSVRLLRARAALLAAIRRFFASRGVLEVETPLLCRRGITDPAIEPLMVTGGASIGAQPRYLQTSPEYAMKRLLAAGSGPIYQLARAFRDGEAGRRHNPEFSLLEWYRPGMDHHQLMAEVAELVCHCLGSRPWQAFSYREVFLQSVAIDPFTASTAALREIARDRFDLGALEGGRDLWLDVLLSHAVEPWLGSRGLCFVYDYPASQAALARTALRDGIEVAERFELYVDGVELANGYHELTDPAEQRRRFERDNQVRQRRGAAPRPIDERLLAALAVGLPDCAGVALGVDRLLMLASGESDIRRVLGFAWDRC; from the coding sequence ATGGCAGATAGCCCCTGGGAGCCTGGCACCAGTGTCCGGCTGCTGCGCGCGCGCGCAGCACTGCTGGCGGCGATAAGGCGTTTTTTTGCCAGCCGCGGAGTGCTGGAGGTAGAGACGCCGCTGTTGTGCCGCCGGGGCATTACTGATCCGGCGATCGAGCCGCTGATGGTTACTGGTGGTGCATCGATTGGTGCGCAGCCACGCTATCTGCAGACCTCGCCGGAATATGCGATGAAGCGTCTGCTGGCCGCCGGCAGCGGACCCATCTACCAGCTCGCCCGCGCCTTCCGCGACGGTGAGGCGGGTCGTCGCCACAATCCCGAGTTCTCGCTGCTGGAGTGGTACCGTCCCGGCATGGATCACCATCAGTTGATGGCTGAGGTCGCCGAGCTGGTTTGCCACTGTCTCGGGTCCCGCCCATGGCAGGCGTTCAGTTACCGCGAGGTATTCCTGCAAAGTGTCGCCATCGATCCCTTCACTGCCTCCACCGCTGCGCTGCGCGAGATTGCCCGCGACCGCTTTGACCTGGGTGCGCTGGAGGGCGGTCGAGACTTGTGGCTGGACGTCCTGCTGAGCCATGCGGTGGAGCCCTGGCTGGGCAGTCGCGGTCTGTGCTTCGTGTACGATTATCCGGCCAGCCAGGCGGCGCTGGCGCGTACCGCGCTGCGCGACGGGATTGAAGTCGCCGAGCGCTTTGAGCTGTACGTGGACGGCGTGGAGCTGGCCAACGGCTACCATGAACTCACTGATCCCGCGGAGCAGCGCCGCCGCTTTGAGCGGGACAACCAGGTGCGGCAGCGGCGCGGGGCAGCGCCGAGGCCAATCGACGAGCGCCTGCTGGCGGCGCTCGCCGTGGGCCTGCCGGACTGTGCCGGAGTGGCCCTGGGGGTGGACAGGCTGCTGATGCTGGCCAGTGGCGAATCAGATATCCGGCGCGTACTCGGCTTCGCCTGGGACCGCTGCTGA
- a CDS encoding RNA-binding protein codes for MSDISPLKLRIPHQDLDQFGLFPLTVEGAEAWIRELPVIKTRETVQQLCEALEQLNRIVLPAAQRYAILEVLRPVLQAAVATLSRRFLNQPLVLPAEPQQIAELVDQLHGRASTGYTVVAIHAIRDREVIQDVNPARLTCEAVQRALWFTACRIVQTYQLHQPSDNAAWQRLHQLYMLAERQHLTRLRVDAAIAARTTITATYLIPLLLACCKPNQLRQSDLTALVRSLQQWSELATLEPDSITSGLFAVDIEGDQPPAYSSARRWPETAQLRVIDTAGLTEQLRELAATDRKHGSQGIVFDKDTVLHSNVLQHVIDSLSSVSMRNFNRSIIDQQLQVALGLSSTHYYTAGEQTFKQVLYGSHYQPTVSERIPDNPFLRPRKQPDPWEEVDTDDSIQRQEHSADSATTAPQEIEFDPTSKAALLASEDEEAAARARHPQFQVRAVNASPGGYCLEWDTALPGKIHSGDILCVREADNSNWIIASIRWISRLDGAHTMVGIELLSPRATPYGACILQPGGVASEPIRVLLLPEISLVGQLQTLVTPRNGFREGQKILLLRGGEEFKVKLQRQVAATAAFSQFEFRRLKQTELSDSSPEHNQPYLPFKSLWSDI; via the coding sequence ATGAGCGACATTTCACCGCTAAAGCTCAGGATTCCACACCAGGATCTGGACCAGTTCGGCCTGTTCCCGTTGACGGTGGAGGGCGCCGAGGCCTGGATACGTGAACTGCCTGTCATCAAGACTCGCGAGACCGTGCAACAGCTGTGCGAAGCCCTCGAGCAGCTGAACCGCATTGTGCTGCCTGCGGCGCAGCGCTACGCCATTCTCGAGGTCCTGCGCCCGGTGTTGCAGGCTGCCGTCGCCACCCTGTCCCGGCGCTTTCTCAACCAGCCGCTGGTACTTCCGGCAGAGCCGCAGCAGATAGCAGAGCTGGTGGATCAACTTCACGGGCGTGCCAGTACCGGCTACACAGTAGTCGCCATCCATGCCATTCGCGACCGCGAAGTTATTCAGGATGTGAACCCGGCGCGGCTGACTTGCGAAGCGGTGCAGCGAGCACTGTGGTTTACTGCCTGCAGGATCGTGCAGACCTATCAGCTGCATCAGCCCAGCGACAATGCGGCCTGGCAGAGATTGCACCAGTTGTACATGCTGGCGGAACGGCAACACCTCACCCGCTTGCGGGTGGATGCGGCCATCGCCGCCAGGACCACCATCACTGCGACCTATCTGATCCCGCTGCTGCTGGCCTGCTGCAAGCCCAACCAGTTGCGCCAGAGTGACCTGACTGCCCTGGTCCGCAGTTTGCAGCAATGGAGCGAACTGGCCACGCTGGAACCCGACAGCATCACCAGCGGACTGTTCGCCGTCGATATCGAGGGCGATCAACCGCCGGCCTACAGCAGCGCCAGGCGCTGGCCCGAAACAGCGCAGCTGCGCGTGATCGATACCGCGGGCCTGACGGAACAGCTGCGGGAACTGGCTGCCACGGACCGCAAGCACGGCAGCCAGGGCATCGTCTTTGACAAGGACACTGTTCTGCACAGCAATGTCCTGCAGCATGTGATCGACTCACTCTCGTCGGTGAGCATGCGCAACTTCAATCGCAGCATCATCGACCAGCAGCTGCAGGTAGCGCTGGGACTCAGCAGTACGCATTATTACACCGCTGGGGAACAGACCTTCAAGCAGGTCCTGTACGGCAGCCATTATCAGCCCACCGTGAGTGAACGGATCCCGGACAACCCCTTTCTGCGCCCCCGCAAACAGCCGGACCCCTGGGAGGAGGTCGACACCGACGACAGTATCCAGAGGCAGGAGCACAGCGCCGATAGCGCAACTACGGCACCGCAGGAAATCGAATTCGATCCGACATCCAAAGCGGCGCTATTGGCCAGTGAGGATGAGGAAGCCGCAGCCCGCGCGCGCCACCCGCAGTTTCAGGTACGGGCCGTCAATGCCAGCCCGGGGGGATACTGCCTGGAATGGGATACCGCATTGCCGGGCAAGATCCACAGCGGCGACATACTGTGTGTGCGCGAAGCTGACAACAGCAACTGGATTATCGCCAGCATCCGCTGGATCAGCCGGCTTGATGGCGCCCATACCATGGTGGGTATTGAACTGCTCAGCCCCCGCGCCACCCCCTACGGTGCCTGCATTCTCCAACCCGGCGGCGTGGCCTCCGAGCCCATCCGCGTACTGTTGCTGCCGGAGATCAGTCTGGTGGGGCAGTTGCAGACTCTCGTCACGCCGCGCAACGGCTTCCGCGAAGGGCAGAAAATCCTGCTGCTACGCGGCGGCGAGGAGTTCAAGGTGAAATTGCAACGCCAGGTCGCGGCGACGGCTGCATTCAGCCAGTTTGAATTCCGCCGTCTCAAGCAGACCGAGCTGAGCGACTCCTCACCGGAGCACAACCAGCCCTACCTGCCCTTCAAGTCCCTGTGGTCGGACATCTGA